The following proteins come from a genomic window of Parambassis ranga chromosome 4, fParRan2.1, whole genome shotgun sequence:
- the usp24 gene encoding ubiquitin carboxyl-terminal hydrolase 24 isoform X2 → METEEEQHITTLLCMGFPDPDVIRKALRLAKNDINEAVALLTNESPGLGYGYEPMESGPAPGSSSSGEGDNSGRTGSGGFDPPPAYHDVVDSERSNDENGNCSGGNMEFPTTNLYELESRVFTDHWSIPYKREESLGKCLIASTCLARHGLADADENCKRFMDRCMPEAFKKLLTSSAVHKWGTEIHEGIYNMLMLLVELVAERVKQDPVPVNLMGVLTMALNPDNEYHFKNRMKACQRNWAEVFGEEANMFAVSLGNTYQKEPHGWLVDLVNRFGELGGFAAIQTKLNMDEIEIACVSALVQPLGVCAEYLNCSLVQPMLDPVIHKMITYVQNLEEKDLKDKRLVSIPDLLSAIKLLCMRFQRELVAVVDDLRLDTLLRMLKTPHFSTKMNSLKEVTKLIEESTVSKTVKNAIDTDKLLDWLVENSVLSIALEGNIDQAQYCERIKGIIELLGSKLSLDELSKIWKIQAGQSSTVIENIHTIIAAAAVKFSFDQLTHLFVLIQKSWEIESDRVRQKLLSLIGRIGREARSETTTGKVLEVLWELAHLPTLPTSLVQQALEEHLGILSDAYAVKETVKRNYIIKCIEDIKKTHTQEDSKGSDTHSSFLTGTWGKKKSISLAKASQQSTPQAVWVVPALRQLHEITRSFIKQTYQKQDKSIIQDLKKNFEIVKLITGSLVCCHRLAVTAAGNNGLSGLTLVDGRYTYQEYLDSHLRFLAFFLQEASLYLVWNRAKELWECLVSGPDVCELDRELCFEWFTKGQHDLESDVQQQLFKEKILKLEPYEITMNGFNLFKTFFENVNLCDHRLKRQGTQLCVERLDLAGMDFIWRIAMETPDEEIANEAIQLIITYSYTNLNPKMKKDSVSLHKKFIADCYKRLEAASSALGGPTLTHAVTRATKMLTATAMPTVATSVQSPSRSTKLVIIERLLLLAERYVITIEDMYSVPRTILPHGASYNGHPVTLHITYESTKDTFTLETHSNETIGNIRWKISEHLSCPVDNVQIFANDSVLTTNRDQKLLSQLGFSDEQSLTVKSSGTGTPSGSSESSASASSSSSSAVFNSAYALEQEKSLPGVVMALVCNVFEMLYQLANLDEPRITLRVRKLLLLIPTDPEVQDALDNFVPKESSVWSHQKTLFTLGQGTGSRSPSMSSKQQHQPSAASILESLFRSSAPGMSTFRVLYNLEVLSSKLMPTSDDEMAKTSSKSFCENFLKAGGLSLVVNVMQRDSIPSEVDYETRQGVYSICLQLARFLLVGQSMPAALDDDVIRDGEALSSRPFRNAGRAGRQLSLCGTPEKSSYRQMSLSERSSIRVEEIIPAARVAIQTMEVCDFTSTVACFMRLTWAAAAGRLDLVGSPQPIRETHSSLLPQGVRTRVSSTGSNCSSSSEGETTPTALHAGICVRQQSVSIKDAIIAREALSLLVTCLQLRCQQLSSFYNLPSVNDFIIDILLGSPSGEIRRVACDQLYTLSQSDTSAFPEVQKPNLFLLSVILTAQLPLWSPTSVMRGVNQRLLSQCTEYFDLRCQLLDDLTTSEMEVLKVSAATMLEDEISWLDNFEPSWNSEMETSEADNILLAGHLRLIKTLLSLCGNEKEHLGPSLIQQLLDDFLFRASRIIINSSNATSSPAPIHDFHPKCSTASSRLAAYEVLVMLADSSLSNLRLITRELLSMHHQSDPSLCKEFDYLPPVESRSISGFVGLKNGGATCYMNAVFQQLYMQPGLPEAFLSIEDDTDQPEESVFYQVQSLFGHLMESKLQYYVPENFWKIFKMWNKELYVREQQDAYEFFTSLVDQLDEHLKKMGREQIFKNTFQGIFSDQKICKDCPHRYEREETFMALNLGVTSCQSLEISLDQFVRGEVLEGSNAYYCEKCKEKRTTVKRTCIKSLPSVLCIHLMRFGFDWESGRSIKYDEQIRFPWVLNMEPYTVSGMARQDCSGEGGEGRGEGTSGGSPRKKVTISENYELVGVVVHSGQAHAGHYYSFIKDRRGSARGRWYKFNDNVVEEFDMNDETLEYECFGGEYRPKVYDQSNPYPDVRRRYWNAYMLFYQKISDQNSPVLPKKSRVSIMRQEAEDLTLSAPSSPDVSPQSSPRPPRANNDRLTLLTRLVRKGEKKGLFVEKMPASIYQMVRDENLKFMRNRDVYNSDYFNFTLSLASVNATKLKHPDYQSMAKESLQLAVHFLFHTYLHTKKKLRVDTEEWMATVEVLLSKSSEACQWMVQYLVGPEGREITRVCLLECSVREVRVVVASILEKTLESALHFGDPGMDSLTDVLLSLLDKDVPENVKNCAQYFSLFSNFAQRGCGPCQLLLKHSAYRRMLIFLLGPNRQNNQNRRWSPAQAREFLHLHSTLALITLHSDLGPQQTQAPGGFKLRMSCVPSSAALLPLHPDILASLFTPEGQPYLLEVMFAMRELSGPLSLLIEMVTYCSYCNEPFSLGMLQLLKTQMETAPPHELKNIFQMLQELLVAEDPLQSQRLKYAFESEKGLLALMHQSNNVDSRRCYQCVKFLVTLAQKCPQAKDYFKDLSGHWSWAVQWLQKKMTEHYWTPQSNVSNETSTNKTFQRTISAQDTLAYATALLNEKEQSGSSNGSDGSPANENADRSLRQGSESPMMLGDSKSDLEDVDS, encoded by the exons ATGGAGACCGAAGAGGAGCAGCACATAACAACGCTCCTCTGCATGGGTTTCCCAGACCCCGACGTGATACGAAAAGCGCTCCGGCTGGCAAAGAACGACATCAACGAGGCAGTGGCGCTACTGACGAACGAAAGCCCCGGACTCGGGTATGGATATGAGCCGATGGAGAGTGGGCCTGCCCCCGGCTCAAGCTCGAGTGGAGAGGGGGACAACAGCGGACGGACTGGCAGTGGAGGGTTTGACCCTCCTCCAGCGTACCACGATGTAGTGGATAGTGAG AGAAGCAATGATGAGAATGGAAACTGCTCTGGAGGCAATATGGAGTTTCCCACCACCAACCTGTATGAGCTGGAGAGTCGAGTCTTTACTGACCACTGGTCCATACCTTACAAGAGAGAGGAGTCCCTGGGCAAGTGTCTTATTGCCTCCACCTGCCTTGCCCGACATG GTCTTGCTGACGCTGATGAGAACTGTAAGCGGTTCATGGATCGGTGCATGCCTGAGGCCTTTAAAAAG TTGCTGACCAGCAGTGCTGTACACAAGTGGGGCACTGAGATTCATGAAGGAATCTACAACATGCTCATGTTGCTGGTGGAACTGGTAGCAGAGAGGGTGAAGCAGGACCCAGTACCTGTAAACCTAATGGGAGTTCTGACCATG GCTCTCAACCCTGATAATGAGTACCATTTTAAGAACCGGATGAAGGCCTGTCAGAGGAACTGGGCTGAAGTTTTTGGAGAGGAAGCCAACATGTTTGCCGTCTCTCTTGGCAACACGTATCAGAAA GAGCCTCATGGTTGGCTGGTTGATTTGGTGAATAGG TTTGGAGAGTTGGGAGGATTCGCTGCCATCCAGACCAAGCTCAATATGGACGAAATTGAGATTGCT TGTGTATCAGCTCTGGTCCAGCCTCTTGGAGTGTGTGCTGAATACCTTAACTGTAGCCTTGTACAG CCTATGCTCGATCCAGTCATCCACAAGATGATCACGTATGTGCAGAACCTGGAGGAGAAGGACCTTAAAGACAAG CGTCTGGTGAGCATTCCAGATCTGCTGTCGGCCATCAAGCTGCTGTGTATGAGGTTCCAGAGGGAGCTGGTTGCTGTGGTGGATGACCTACGGCTGGACACGCTGCTGCGAATGCTTAAAACCCCCCACTTCTCCACCAAGATGAACTCCCTCAAAGAG GTGACCAAGTTAATAGAAGAGAGCACAGTGTCTAAGACTGTGAAAAATGCCATTGACACAGATAAACTGTTAGACTGGCTTGTGGAGAACTCAGTCCTATCAATAGCACTGGAAG GTAACATTGATCAGGCTCAATACTGTGAGAGGATTAAGGGAATCATTGAGCTGCTGGGGAGTAAATTGTCACTGGATGAACTCTCCAAGATCTGGAAAATACAG GCGGGCCAGTCATCAACAGTGATAGAAAACATCCATACAAtaatagctgctgctgctgtgaagttCAGCTTTGATCAACTCACTCACCTCTTTGTCCTCATACAAAAG AGCTGGGAGATCGAGAGTGACCGTGTAAGGCAAAAGCTGCTGAGTCTGATCGGGAGGATAGGCAGAGAAGCTCGCTCTGAAACGACAACAGGAAAG GTGCTGGAGGTGCTGTGGGAGCTGGCTCACCTCCCCACCCTGCCTACCAGTCTCGTTCAGCAGGCGTTGGAGGAGCACCTGGGGATTCTGAGTGATGCCTATGCTGTCAAGGAGACAGTGAAACGCAACTACATCATTAAATGTATTGAGGATATTAAAAAG aCTCACACTCAGGAGGACAGTAAAGGCAGCGACACTCATAGCTCATTTCTTACTGGCACTTGGGGCAAGAAGAAATCTATCTCTTTGGCCAAA GCTTCCCAGCAGAGCACTCCTCAGGCAGTCTGGGTCGTCCCTGCTCTCCGTCAGTTGCACGAGATCACCCGGTCTTTCATTAAGCAGACCTATCAGAAGCAAGATAAG AGCATCATTCAGGATTTAAAGAAGAACTTTGAGATTGTCAAACTGATAACAGGATCCCTTGTGTGCTGCCATCGGCTCGCTGTGACGGCCGCGGGTAATAATGGACTCTCAGGCCTGACCCTGGTGGATGGAAGATACACCTACCAGGAG TATCTGGACAGCCACCTGCGCTTCCTGGCCTTCTTCCTGCAGGAGGCCAGCCTCTACCTGGTCTGGAACAGAGCCAAGGAGCTCTGGGAGTGCCTGGTGTCAGGGCCAGATGTCTGCGAGCTTGACCGTGAG TTGTGTTTTGAGTGGTTCACTAAAGGACAGCATGACCTCGAGAGCgatgttcagcagcagctcttcaaAGAGAAGATTTTAAAACTGGAGCCCTATGAGATCACAATGAATG GTTTCAATCTGTTTAAGACTTTCTTTGAAAATGTTAATCTGTGTGACCATCGTCTGAAACGCCAGGGAACTCAGCTG TGTGTGGAACGCCTTGACCTGGCAGGGATGGATTTTATCTGGCGCATCGCCATGGAAACCCCTGATGAAGAGATAGCCAATGAAGCAATCCAACTCATTATTACATATAGCTACACCAACCTCAATCCCAAGATGAAGAAA GATTCTGTGTCTTTGCACAAGAAGTTCATTGCTGATTGCTACAAGCGACTAGAG GCTGCCAGTTCAGCCTTGGGTGGGCCTACTTTGACACATGCTGTTACTAGGGCAACCAAGATGCTGACGGCCACTGCCATGCCGACAGTGGCCACTTCTGTACAATCACCATCCAG atCCACTAAGCTGGTGATAATTGAACGTTTGCTGCTATTGGCTGAACGCTACGTCATCACTATAGAG GATATGTACTCAGTTCCTCGCACTATTCTACCTCATGGGGCCTCATATAATGGACACCCTGTCACACTTCACATCACCTACGAGTCAACCAAAGACACTTTCACCTTAGAG acacacagtaatGAGACAATAGGAAATATCCGGTGGAAGATATCAGAGCACCTGAGCTGTCCGGTAGACAATGTCCAGATCTTTGCAAATGATAGTGTG TTGACCACGAATCGGGACCAGAAGCTGCTGTCCCAGCTTGGCTTTAGCGATGAGCAGAGCCTGACTGTGAAGAGCTCAGGCACCGGCACTCCCTCTGGCAGCTCAGAGTCCTCAGCCTCTGCCTCGAGCAGTTCCAGCTCTGCTGTATTTAACTCTGCCTACGCCTTGGAGCAG GAGAAGTCCCTGCCTGGGGTGGTGATGGCTTTGGTGTGTAATGTGTTTGAAATGCTTTACCAGTTGGCAAACCTCGATGAGCCCAG GATCACTCTTCGTGTGAGGAAGCTACTGCTGCTGATTCCCACAGATCCTGAAGTGCAGGATGCACTCGACAACTTTGTTCCCAAAGAATCCAGTGTATGGAGCCACCAA AAGACACTGTTCACTCTCGGCCAGGGCACAGGTTCTCGTTCTCCATCCATGTCCTccaagcagcagcatcagcccAGTGCTGCATCCATCTTAGAGTCCCTATTCAGATCTTCTGCCCCTGGCATGTCCACATTCAGAGTGCTATACAACCTGGAG GTGTTGAGTTCAAAGCTCATGCCCACATCTGATGATGAAATGGCCAAAACCAGTAGCAAGTCCTTCTGTGAGAACTTCCTGAAAGCGGGAGGCCTCAG TCTGGTGGTGAATGTTATGCAGAGAGATTCCATCCCATCAGAAGTGGACTATGAGACCAGACAAGGGGTCTACTCGATCTGTCTTCAGTTGGCCAG GTTCCTTCTAGTTGGTCAGAGTATGCCTGCAGCGCTGGATGACGATGTCATCAGGGATGGCGAGGCACTGTCGTCTCGTCCATTCCGTAATGCTGGACGTGCCGGGCGAcagctgtctctctgtggaACTCCAGAGAAGTCATCATACAGACAGATGTCCTTATCTGAGCGCTCATCCATAAGAGTGGAGGAGATTATACCTGCTGCCCGTGTAGCCATTCAG ACAATGGAGGTGTGTGACTTCACATCCACTGTTGCCTGTTTCATGCGTCTGACGTGggcggcagcagcaggtcgATTGGATCTGGTCGGCAGcccacagccaatcagagagacacacagctcGCTTCTGCCACAGGGGGTCCGCACCAGAGTCAGCAGTACAG GAAGTAACTGTAGCTCCAGCAGCGAGGGTGAGACCACACCAACAGCTTTGCATGCTGGAAtatgtgtcagacagcagagtgTCTCCATCAAAGATGCTATCATTGCCCGGGAGGCCTTGTCACTACTGGTTACCTGTTTGCAGTTACGCTGCCAGCAGCTGT CTTCTTTTTACAACCTACCCTCAGTCAATGATTTCATTATTGATATTCTACTGGGATCTCCCAGTGGAGAG ATCCGACGTGTGGCTTGTGATCAGCTGTACACTCTGAGCCAGTCTGATACTTCAGCCTTCCCTGAAGTCCAGAAACCCAACCTGTTTCTCCTTTCAGTCATTCTAACCGCTCAGCTGCCATTGTGGAGTCCTACATCTGTTATGAGAGGAGTCAATCAGAG GTTGCTGTCCCAGTGCACAGAGTACTTTGACCTAAGATGCCAGCTCCTGGATGACCTAACAA CTTCAGAAATGGAGGTGTTGAAAGTGAGTGCAGCCACCATGCTGGAGGATGAGATTTCTTGGCTCGACAACTTTGAGCCCAGCTGGAACTCTGAGATGGAGACCAGTGAGGCGGATAACATCCTCTTGGCAGGGCACCTCCGACTCATCAAGaccttgctctctctctgtggcaatgagaaagaacatctcg GTCCATCTCTTATTCAGCAGTTGTTGGATGACTTTCTGTTTCGAGCTTCGCGGATTATCATCAACAGTTCCAATGCTACATCTTCTCCAGCTCCCATTCATGATTTCCACCCCAA GTGcagcacagccagcagcagactggCTGCCTACGAAGTTCTGGTGATGCTGGCAGACAGCTCTCTCTCAAACCTGCGGCTCATCACCAGAGAGTTACTATCCATGCACCACCAGTCGGATCCTTCCCTCTGCAAGGAGTTTGAT tATCTACCTCCTGTAGAGAGCCGGTCAATCTCTGGTTTTGTTGGATTGAAGAATGGTGGCGCTACATGTTACATGAATGCTGTGTTTCAGCAGCTTTACATGCAGCCTGGCCTACCAGAG GCTTTTCTGTCCATTGAGGATGACACAGACCAGCCAGAAGAGAGTGTCTTCTACCAGGTTCAGTCTTTGTTTGGCCACCTGATGGAGAGCAAACTGCAGTACTACGTACCTGAGAACTTCTGGAAG ATCTTCAAGATGTGGAACAAGGAGCTTTATGTCAGGGAACAGCAGGATGCGTATGAGTTCTTCACAAGCCTGGTGGACCAGCTTGATGAGCATCTCAAG AAAATGGGTCGAGAACAGAtcttcaaaaacacatttcagggAATCTTCTCTGACCAGAAGATTTGTAAAGACTGCCCTCACAG ATACGAGCGTGAGGAAACCTTCATGGCGTTGAACCTTGGAGTGACTTCCTGTCAGAGTTTAGAGATCTCATTAGACCAGTTTGTCAGAGGAGAGGTGCTAGAGGGCAGCAATGCCTACTACTGTGAGAAATGCAAGGAGAAg AGGACCACAGTGAAGAGAACATGTATCAAATCCCTGCCCAGTGTTCTCTGCATTCACCTCATGCGCTTCGGTTTCGACTGGGAGAGTGGACGCTCCATCAAATATGATGAGCAAATCAGG TTCCCCTGGGTGTTGAACATGGAGCCCTACACTGTGTCTGGAATGGCTCGTCAAGACTGCAGCGGAGAAGGTGGTGAGGGCAGAGGCGAAGGGACCTCAGGAGGGTCACCCAGGAAAAAAGTCACAATTTCTGAGAACTATGAACTCGTGGGAGTTGTTGTCCACAGTGGTCAGGCACATGCCGGACACTACTACTCCTTCATTAAAGATCGACG CGGTAGTGCCCGTGGACGTTGGTACAAGTTCAATGACAATGTGGTGGAGGAGTTTGATATGAATGATGAAACTTTGGAGTACGAGTGCTTCGGTGGAGAGTACCGCCCTAAAGTCTACGACCAGT CCAACCCTTACCCAGATGTGCGGAGGAGGTACTGGAATGCCTACATGTTGTTTTATCAGAAGATCAGCGACCAAAACTCACCTGTCCTGCCCAAAAAAAGCAGGGTCAGCATCATGAGGCAGGAAGCAGAGGACCTCACACT GTCTGCCCCGTCCTCTCCAGATGTCTCCCCACAGTCGTCTCCTCGTCCCCCAAGAGCAAATAACGACCgcctcaccctcctcacccgCCTGGTCCGCAAGGGAGAGAAGAAAGGcctgtttgtagagaagatgcCCGCCAGCATCTATCAG ATGGTTAGAGATGAAAACCTAAAGTTCATGAGAAACAGAGACGTCTACAACAGTGACTACTTCAACTTCACCCTCTCCCTGGCCTCAGTCAATGCA ACAAAGCTGAAGCATCCAGACTATCAGTCTATGGCCAAAGAAAGTCTCCAGCTGGCTGTTCATTTTCTCTTCCACACCTACCTGCACACCAAAAAGAAACTTCG GGTGGACACAGAGGAGTGGATGGCCACAGTGGAGGTGTTGCTGTCTAAGAGCAGTGAGGCATGCCAGTGGATGGTGCAATACCTGGTGGGACCAGAGGGACGAGAAATCACCAG GGTTTGTCTGCTGGAGTGCAGTGTCAGGGAGGTGAGGGTGGTGGTCGCATCCATCCTTGAAAAGACTCTGGAGAGTGCACTTCACTTCGGAGACCCTGGGATGGACAGTTTGACTGACGTCCTGCTCTCCTTATTAGACAAGGATGTTCCTGAGAATGTGAAAAACTGCGCGCAGTACTTCAGCCTCTTCAGCAACTTCGCTCAGAGG GGTTGTGGTCCTTGTCAGCTGTTGCTGAAGCACTCAGCCTATCGTCGGATGCTCATCTTCCTGTTGGGACCCAATAGACAGAACAACCAG aaCCGACGGTGGAGTCCAGCCCAGGCTCGGGAGTTCCTTCACCTTCACAGCACTCTGGCCCTCATCACGCTGCACTCTGACCTCGGcccacagcagacacagg CTCCAGGAGGCTTTAAGCTTCGCATGAGTTGCGTCCCATCCTCAGCAGCGCTCCTACCTCTGCACCCAGACATCCTGGCCTCACTGTTTACTCCGGAGGGACAGCCTTACCTTCTAGAG GTGATGTTTGCCATGCGTGAGCTGTCAGGCCCGCTGTCTCTCCTCATAGAAATGGTGACCTACTGCTCGTACTGTAATGAGCCTTTCTCCCTGGGAATGCTGCAGTTACTCAAG ACCCAGATGGAGACGGCTCCACCTCATGAACTAAAGAACATTTTTCAaatgctgcaggagctgcta GTAGCAGAAGATCCTCTGCAATCCCAGAGACTCAAATATGCTTTTGAGTCAGAGAAAGGACTGTTAG cattgaTGCACCAGAGCAATAATGTGGACAGCAGACGCTGCTACCAGTGTGTTAAGTTCCTGGTCACGTTAGCTCAGAA GTGTCCTCAAGCCAAGGATTACTTCAAGGACCTCTCCGGTCATTGGAGCTGGGCCGTGCAGTGGTTGCAGAAAAAG ATGACAGAACATTACTGGACCCCACAGAGTAACGTCTCTAATGAGACATCCACCAATAAAACCTTCCAGCGCACCATCTCTGCACAG GATACCCTGGCCTACGCCACAGCATTGTTAAATGAGAAGGAGCAGTCTGGCAGCAGCAACGGCTCAGATGGCAGTCCAGCCAATGAAAACGCCGACCGCAGCCTCCGACAG GGGTCAGAGTCTCCCATGATGCTCGGAGATTCAAAGAGTGATCTAGAAGATGTCGACTCCTAG